The following nucleotide sequence is from Chromobacterium rhizoryzae.
CGCGCCGCTGGAGAGCATGAGCGCGGAGGAATGGGATCAGGTGCAGCACACCAATGTGCGCGGCAACTTCCTTTGCGTGCAGGCGGCGCTGCCCTATCTGCGCCAGGCCGAGTACGGCCGCGTGATCCTGACCTCCTCCATCACCGGCCCGGTCACCGGCTACGCCGGCTGGAGCCATTACGGCGCCAGCAAGGCCGCGCAACTGGGCTTCATGCGCAGCGCGGCGCTGGAGCTGGCGCGCGACGACATCACCATCAACGCGGTGATGCCGGGCAATGTGCTGACCGAGGGGCTGCGCGAGCTGGGCGAGGACTATCTGGACAAGATGGCGGCGGCGGTGCCGCTGCGGCGGCTGGGCAGCGTGGACGACATCGCCAACGCCGCGCTGTTCTTCGCCAGCAAAGAGGCGGGCTTCATCACCGGCCAGACCCTGATCGTGGACGGCGGCCAGGTCTTGCCGGAGTCTCTGGACGCGCTGACCGGCTAACCCTGGTAGACATCCGGCCGGTGCAGCTCCATATAGCGCTCCGGGTGTTCCAGCGCGGCGAAGCCGAAGGGCCGGTAGACCGCGTGGGCGTTGGAGGTCACCAGCACGATGCGACGCAGCCGGGCCAAGGCCGGCTCGGCCGCGACGCCGCGCATCAGCTGCCGCGCATAGCCGCGGCCGCGGTGCTCCGGCGTCACGAACACGTCGCACAGATAGCCGAAGGTGGCCAGATCGGTCACCACGCGGGCGAAGCCCACTTGCCGCCCGTCCAGATAGGCGCCGAAGCACAGCGAGCCGGCGATGGCCTGCTCCACCGTGGCGCGCGAAATGCCCTTGGCCCAGGGCGCGTGATCGTGCAAGAAGGCGTGGATCAGCGCCAGGTCCAGCCGGTGCTTGTCGGTGGAAATCTCCAGTTCTGCCTCCTTCATCGCGGCGCGGTCCTCTTGTTCAGTTGGACGGCCAGCCAGCCGCGCGCGGCGTCCAGTTTGCCGGCGTAAGTGTTCAAGGCCAGCGCGGCGACGATCAAGGCCGACGCGACGATGCTGAGCGCGTCGTAATGTTCATGCAGGATCCAATAGCCGCCCAGCAGGCCGAAAACCGGGCTGAGCAGCGAAAACGGTGCCACCAGCGTGGCCGGATACAGGCTGAGCAGCTTGCCCCAGCTGCCCAGCGCGAACAGGGTGCCGACCAGGGCCAGGAACAACAGCGCCAGCGTGGCGGTCCAGCCGAAGCCGGCCACGGCGCTCCAGGCCGCCGCCGGTCCGCCCTCCAGCGCGAAGGACAGCAGCAGCAGGGGCAGCGGCGGCACCAGGCTCATCCACACCGTGAAGGCGAACATGTCCACCTTGCCGGCGCGCTTGAGCTCCACATTGCCCCAGGCGAAGCCGGCCGAGCCGATCAAGGCCAGCGCCAGCGGCAGCAAGGGCAAGGCGTCCTGGTAACGGGCGTAGCCCAGCAGCAAGACGCCCAGCAACGCCAGCGCCATCACCGCCTTTTGCAGCCGGGAGCGCGTTTCGCCCAGCAGCAGACTGGCCAGCAGCAAGGTGATGAACACCTGCAACTGGGCCAGCACCGACACGATGCCGGCCGGCATGCCCAGCTTGATGGCGGAAAACAGGCCGGCGAACTGGATCACGCCCAGGCACAGCCCGGCGCGCAGATACCAGCGCCAGGGCAAGGACGGCCGCGTGAACCACCAGGCCCCGACCGCGAACACCACCACGAAGCGCAGCGCCGCCAGCAAAAGCGGCGGACACTCGGTCAGCCCTATCTTCACCACGATGAAGCTCAGGCCCCAGATGGCCGCCACCAGCACCGCCAGCAATACGTGTCGTATCTTCATGATGTCGTCGCCTCTTGTTCCAGCGCGGCGATGGCGCGCCGGCAGGCTTCCAGGAAAAAGTCCAACTCGGCTTCCGCCACATTCAAGGGCGGCAGCAAGCGCAGCGCGGCGGCGTCGTGCGCCGCCGGCACCGTCAGCACGCCTTCTTGCAGCAATTGCAGCCACAGCAGGCCAGCGGCGCCCTCGCCCAGCCGGTCTTGCGCCGCCGGACCGGCGCGCAGCGCCAGCATCAGGCCCTGGCCCTCCAACTCGAAGCCCTCCAGCCCGGCCTCCCGCCAACGCCGCCGCAAGGCCCTGCCGCTCTCCCGCGCCCGCGCCGGCGCGTCCAGCTGGCGCAACAGCTCCAGCATGCGCAGGCCGCAGCTCAAGGCCAGCCGGTTGCCGCCGAAGGTGGAGCCGTGGATTTTGGCGCAGCCGGGCCGGGCGAACACCGCCTGGTAAATGTCTTGGCGGAACAGCAGCGCCGACACCGGCAGCACGCCGCCGCTCAGGCCCTTGGCGACAATCAGCAGGTCCGGCGCCGGCGCGCCCAGTGCCTGATAGGCGAACCAGGCGCCGCAGCGGCCCAGGCCGGACAGCGCCTCGTCGTAGATCAGCCGCGCGCCGTGGCGGCGGCACAAGGCGGCCAGCTCGGCCAGATCCTCGCCGCGCCAGGCACGCGCGCCGGCGCTGCCCTGCACCGGCTCCAGCAGCACCGCGGCCACGTCGCCGCGCGCCAGCTCCGCCGCCGCCGCGGCCAGATCGCCCCAGGGCAAGACCGCGCAGTCCTCGCGCCGCGGCAGGCCCTGCCGCCAGAAATCGCCGCCGGCCAGTTCGGTGGCTTCCAGGGTCAGCCCGTGAAAGCCGCCGTCGAAACTCAAGGCGCGCCGCCGGCCGCCGGCCATCCGCGCCAGCTTCAGCGCGCCCTCCACCGCCTCCGCGCCGGTGCTGGCGAACAGGGCCTTGCCGTCGGCGAAGCCGGCCAGCGTCAGCAGCGCCGCGGCCAGATCGCCGGCCAGGCCGGAAAAGCCCAGCGGATGCAGATTGGGCGCCGGATCGAACAGGTCTTCCGCCAGGCCGGACAGCAGCGCCCGCGGGCGATGTCCCAGCGCCGCCGCGCCGTAGCCGGCGACGAAGTCCAGCCAGCGCCGGCCGTCCTCCAGCCGCAGCCAAGCGCCCTCCGCCTCCAGCGGCCGGGCGTCCAGCCCGCACTGCTTCAGCGTTTCCAGCCAGGCCGGATTGACGCTGGCGGCGTAGGCGGCTTGCGTCGCCGCGCGTTCAGCCGGCGACGGCATAGCCGTCCAGCGAGCAGACGGCCAGCTGCGCCTGCGGACCGTAGAAGTCCGCCACCTGGTCCATCGCCCGCAGATTGAGCTCCAGCAGGTACGCCAGATTGGCCTCTGCGCGCTGCTGCGTCCGCGGCGACAAGGCGCTGATTTCGCGGAAGAACAGCCGGGACAAGGCGGCGTGGTTGAGCTCCAGATTCAAATCGTCGTGGCGCTTGGCCACGCGCTGGTAATCGGCGCGGAACTCCACCAGCGACTCCAGCCGCTCGTGCACCGGATTATCCACGCCCAACATGCCCTCGGTGACCATGATGGAGCTCAGATAGCCGATGGGGTCGTAACGGCCCAGCACGGTGAAGGCGTCGACATAGGCCTGGAACAAGGGCAGCGGCAGCGCCTGGTCCAGCCAGGCCGGCGGCACGCCCAGCGCTTCGCAGGTGGCGCGCTCGTAGACTTCGTGGCCCAGCTCCTCCTGGAAATAACGGTAGACCCGTTGCTTCAGCGGGCTGCGCAGCCGCTTGGTCATCAGCGGCGCGATGATTTCCACGAAGCGCTGGGTGACGTGGTATTGCTCGATGAACAGGCCTTGCACCAGGGGGCCGAAGCCGGCGTCGTCGGCGTTCACCCTGCGCACATAGCGCGATTCGCCCAGCTCGGCCAGGCCGTCCAGCGCAAACTGCTCGGCGCGGCGCATGAAGTTGACGCCGCTGTCCACCGCCGAGGCCGGCTCGCGGCAGAGGAGCCGCCGCCGCGCCTCGGGCTTGGGCGCCAGCAGCAGCAGATCCACCAGGCACAGCGCATAGGCCTCCAGATGCGCCGGGCAGTAAAAGCCCTCGCTGGCCGGCATCTCCGCCGCGCCGGCCTCGCGGCGGCTGAGCCCGACGAAGCCGGCCCCGTCGGCGAAGCCGTTGAGCACCCGCCGCCACAGCGTCAGCGCCTGCGGCAGATTGTCGGCCAGGTACAGCTTTTGCAGATAGAAGGTTTGCAGCGCGAAATTGTCGCGCCACTCCGGCGCGCCCGCCTCGTCTATGCAAAAGGCGTCGGCCTGCGGCGCCGGCTCGTCCAGCAGGCGCAGCATGTTCAGCACCACCGGCGCGTAAGCGCCGCGCGCCGCGCCGGCGGTGGCCGCCAACAGCTTGTCCACGCAGCGGCGGCTCAGCGCCTCCCACTGCCGGCGCTGCCGCTCCAGCGCCGCCGGGTCCGCCGGCGCGTCGCGGATCAGCGACAGCGCGTCCAGCTGTTCCGCCAGCGACAGCTGCCAGGACGGCGCCGATCCGGCGTGGATGTCGAACCAGATTTCCGCGTCCGGATTGGCCATCGCCAGCACGCTGTCCAGCACCCGGCCGCCGTCCACGCCGGAAAACTGGATTTCATACTCCTTGGCGTCCGCCGCCAGCACCACGGTCTGGCCGTCGTCGGCCAGATGGGCGCTGAAGGGCACCAGGTGGGGCGCGCGATAATGGGTGACTTGCCAGGCTTCCATCGTTCTCTCCTTGGCTGCCGTCTCGAGGACTACTGCGGGGGATTACAAATAGAGCCGCGGCATCAAGGCGTCCGGCCGGCTGTAGTAATCGACGATTTCCTCGTCCTGCAGCGCCATGGTTTCTATGGTCAGCACCAGGTTTTTCTCCACCACCAGCTGCTCCTCGCGACTGATGGCGCTGATGTCCTGCAGCAGTTCGGAGGTGATGTCGTCGTGCCCCAGCGTATCGTTGAGGTAGGCGTGGCGCAGCAGCGGCTCCCAGAAGCCCTTGTCCAGTCCGGCGCGTTCGCAACAGCGCACCAGCGCGCGGTTGAACTCGTCGCCGGGCATTTCGAACAGAAACAACACGCTCTTGAACGACAGCAGATGCTGACGCGCGAACACGCCCAAGGCCGCGCACAAGGCGAAGGTGGACGGCAGGGGCTGCAGATGGTCCAGGCCCTCCACTTCCATGTCCACGCTGGCCAGGCTCTCGGCCAGCATCTGATCATGATCCAGCTCCGACACCAGGAAGCGCTGGATGCTGCGCTGGTTCTGCCGGCTGTCCGCGTGCGACAGCGCGGAGGCGATCAGGCCCGGCGCCGCGCGCACCAGGTAGTAATACTCCAGCGCGTAGCCGATCAGCACATTGCGCGGCGCGCTGCCGTCGGACAGCATGCCGTACAGCCGGGAATGGCCGCGCTTGCGCATCGCCCTTTGCGCCAGATTGCGCAGCCGGGTGTTGAACTCGCAACCGGACAGCGCGTCGTCCGGCAATTCGAAGCTGGCCTCGGTCACCAGGCCCAGGCGGTCCAACTCCTCCAGCAGGCCGGGAATCGTCCCCGCCAATTCCGGATGGGCGGCGCGCAGCGCCGACATGCTGGCCGGCGCGCGCTGCAGATCGTCCAGCAGGGCCAGCAATTGCAGCCGCCCTTCGTCGGCCACTTGCAGATCGCAGGACTGCTCGCGGTACAGCAGGGCCACGCCGCCGTCCTGCGGCTGGATTTCCACCCCGGGCCGCAGCGCCGGGTAACGAAACAGATCATGGGTGCCGGGGCCGTGCATAATGCCTCCTCAATAATGCTCGATGCGGCGCAGCAAGGTGTCGGCGTGCAGATAGTGCCGCCAGACCGCGCTGTAGAAAGCGTCGTAGAGCTCGACGAACAAATGGGTTTGCGCCAGCAGGCGTCGCGCCGTTTCCTGATCCACCACCGGGATCTGCGCGAAGATCTTGCGGGTCAGGCTGCCGTGCTCGCCCTTCAGATTGATGTCCGAGTGCGCCTTCACCGGGCGCAGGAAATCCGCGTCCACGCCCAGCCGGTAAGCGGCGTCCAGGAAGGAGTCCTGACGGATGTCCTTACCTTCCAAAATGCCCAGCGTGGTGAAGAAGAACAGCGGATCGTTGTGCGACCAATAGGCCAGCGCGTTGCACAGCGCCATGGTCTGCGGCAGCGGCACGGCGTGCGCCAGGTCCTCGCGGCTGATGCCGATGCGGTTCAAGGCCTGCAGCAGCAGCTCGTCGTGGCCGTACTCCTCGGCGAAGAAGGCGTTCATCGCCAGCCGCGCCTGGGTATTGGGCACATAGGACAGCACCGGCGCGTCGAAATAGCTTTCGCGGAACAAAA
It contains:
- a CDS encoding iron-containing redox enzyme family protein; protein product: MSHPSDLRFCLNGDVISQSPLVVKTAGDEELEISAGLASTEEVSALMARLAGGCSQRDAERLLPRQSADEVRRLLVSLENYGVIRPLAPARGKTGLEVLLEVEDLSNRLLYQTLYRNPFWTHCQNASQPGDIPERVFHGMVIENYHFLFRESYFDAPVLSYVPNTQARLAMNAFFAEEYGHDELLLQALNRIGISREDLAHAVPLPQTMALCNALAYWSHNDPLFFFTTLGILEGKDIRQDSFLDAAYRLGVDADFLRPVKAHSDINLKGEHGSLTRKIFAQIPVVDQETARRLLAQTHLFVELYDAFYSAVWRHYLHADTLLRRIEHY
- the fabG gene encoding 3-oxoacyl-ACP reductase FabG produces the protein MLTPLQDKNVLITGGTAGIGLGLARAFARAGARVTISGRSRDKLDAALARLRADGLNAVGRVADVARPEDVARLLADTAASNGLDVLCCNAGIFPSAPLESMSAEEWDQVQHTNVRGNFLCVQAALPYLRQAEYGRVILTSSITGPVTGYAGWSHYGASKAAQLGFMRSAALELARDDITINAVMPGNVLTEGLRELGEDYLDKMAAAVPLRRLGSVDDIANAALFFASKEAGFITGQTLIVDGGQVLPESLDALTG
- a CDS encoding aspartate aminotransferase family protein gives rise to the protein MPSPAERAATQAAYAASVNPAWLETLKQCGLDARPLEAEGAWLRLEDGRRWLDFVAGYGAAALGHRPRALLSGLAEDLFDPAPNLHPLGFSGLAGDLAAALLTLAGFADGKALFASTGAEAVEGALKLARMAGGRRRALSFDGGFHGLTLEATELAGGDFWRQGLPRREDCAVLPWGDLAAAAAELARGDVAAVLLEPVQGSAGARAWRGEDLAELAALCRRHGARLIYDEALSGLGRCGAWFAYQALGAPAPDLLIVAKGLSGGVLPVSALLFRQDIYQAVFARPGCAKIHGSTFGGNRLALSCGLRMLELLRQLDAPARARESGRALRRRWREAGLEGFELEGQGLMLALRAGPAAQDRLGEGAAGLLWLQLLQEGVLTVPAAHDAAALRLLPPLNVAEAELDFFLEACRRAIAALEQEATTS
- a CDS encoding EamA family transporter, producing MKIRHVLLAVLVAAIWGLSFIVVKIGLTECPPLLLAALRFVVVFAVGAWWFTRPSLPWRWYLRAGLCLGVIQFAGLFSAIKLGMPAGIVSVLAQLQVFITLLLASLLLGETRSRLQKAVMALALLGVLLLGYARYQDALPLLPLALALIGSAGFAWGNVELKRAGKVDMFAFTVWMSLVPPLPLLLLSFALEGGPAAAWSAVAGFGWTATLALLFLALVGTLFALGSWGKLLSLYPATLVAPFSLLSPVFGLLGGYWILHEHYDALSIVASALIVAALALNTYAGKLDAARGWLAVQLNKRTAPR
- a CDS encoding GNAT family N-acetyltransferase, translating into MKEAELEISTDKHRLDLALIHAFLHDHAPWAKGISRATVEQAIAGSLCFGAYLDGRQVGFARVVTDLATFGYLCDVFVTPEHRGRGYARQLMRGVAAEPALARLRRIVLVTSNAHAVYRPFGFAALEHPERYMELHRPDVYQG